The following coding sequences lie in one Apium graveolens cultivar Ventura chromosome 1, ASM990537v1, whole genome shotgun sequence genomic window:
- the LOC141715463 gene encoding uncharacterized protein LOC141715463 codes for MGTLPEDKFQARCLRYQAAKYVEYDDILYKRGFSQPLLHRVDLEEGNYILRKVHKGICGNHSRGDLLALKRFANYSIAPATSLTSMVSPWPIAMWGIDLIGEFPKAKGGVKYAVVVVDYLTKWAKAMPLEKITIKKIKDFIFNFIVCRFGISYKLISDNEKKFDRKKPSLKKIKVIVQNSDRWFFGLITPPRSTTGKSLFTLTYGYEAMIPVKVEAGSLRRDFFVERDAELELAAYQQKIARYFNKKVKSVPYKVGDLALRKVMPNTKIAQHGVLGANWEGSYKVKAIL; via the exons ATGGGAACTTTGCCAGAAGATAAATTCCAGGCTCGGTGCCTTCGTTATCAAGCTGCAAAATATGTGGAGTATGATGACATTTTATATAAAAGAGGATTTAGTCAACCACTCCTACATCGTGTAGATCTCGAGGAAGGGAATTATATTCTTAGAAAGGTGCATAAAGGTATTTGTGGAAACCACTCAAGGGGTGATTTGTTGGCATTGAAG CGGTTTGCCAACTATTCTATTGCCCCTGCAACATCGTTGACTTCAATGGTAAGTCCTTGGCCCATCGCCATGTGGGGAATCGATCTCATCGGAGAATTCCCAAAAGCAAAAGGGGGTGTCAAATACGCTGTTGTGGTCGTTGATTACCTTACCAAATGGGCAAAAGCTATGCCTTTGGAAAAGATAACGATAAAGAAAATCAAGGATTTCATTTTCAATTTCATAGTCTGTAGATTCGGGATTTCATACAAGCTCATATCTGATAATGAAAAAAAGTTTGATagaaaaaa GCCAAGTTTGAAGAAAATAAAGGTGATTGTCCAGAACAGCGACCGATGGTTCTTTGGCCTTATAACACCTCCGAGGTCAACTACTGGCAAATCCCTTTTCACGTTAACTTACGGGTACGAAGCTATGATTCCTGTGAAGGTAGAAGCTGGATCATTGCGAAGAGATTTTTTTGTTGAAAGAGATGCAGAG TTAGAGCTTGCGGCTTACCAACAGAAGATTGCTAGGTATTTCAACAAAAAGGTGAAGTCTGTACCATACAAAGTTGGTGATCTTGCTTTGAGAAAAGTCATGCCAAATACAAAGATAGCTCAACATGGAgtgcttggagctaattgggaaggatcGTACAAGGTCAAAGCTATACTTTAG
- the LOC141715416 gene encoding uncharacterized protein LOC141715416: MGLSQDGIKGEAGGPSSMGLKGARKPEGFHLVLVTSVLTGVIIVSYQVSLCMKEEPSGLVAFDPEIERTFKARRRVQSRVKEANIVMGEPVNNQDLVPNGMVKDDRDSDIRLYGKPRVDELNSGIVKPTIQATQFELKPVMFQMLQTIGQFSGMATEDPHIHLRLFVEVCDSFKLSGITDDVLRLKLFPYSVRDMTRDWMNSIAPSSLDDESLYEAWERFKALLRKCPHHGLLHYIQMETFYNGLNAQTKLVVDASANGALLAKSYNQAYEILETIATNNYQWTTNRAQARKRVAGIYKVDDVTSMRAQMSSMENMLKSLTMGGNQTMGGNQSMRHSMNSQVNHIKNVSCVYCGEEHTYDNCPSNLESIFYVGNQNKGGPYSNTYNQSWRQHPNFSWNNQGATSGNSANAFRLNNPPGFSQQAQQQLPQQASQSSSLENMLKAYMANNDALIQSQAASLRNLENQVGQLANELRNRPQGTLPSDTEKPRNEHYKAMTLKSGKVLANTKSNSKEGASSTTENEEKISDNGGIQTSKVVPTLQPQPPFPQRFQKQKQDVKFNKFLDILKQLHINIPLVEALEQIPNYVKFMKDILTKKRRLGEFETVALTQECSSFVQNKIPPKMKDPGSFAIPCTIGNSYCGMSLCDLGASINLMPMSVFRKLGIEEVRPTTVTLQLADRSLVHHEGKIEDVSVKVDKFIFPTDFIVLDYETDREVPIILGRPFLATGRTLIDVQNGELTMRVQDDKVTFNVFKAMKYSNDVESCSAITLVDDLVSENLEFCSSHDPLKKLILNASEDEVDNVDLLSWLEANFKALPSHLKYAYLGPSSTLPVIVSAELSDAQEEKLVETL, encoded by the exons atgggcttATCCCAGGATGGGATTAAAGGGGAGGCGGGTGGACCTTCTAGTATGGGCCTAAAGGGAGCCAGAAAGCCAGAAGGATTCCA TTTGGTTTTAGTTACTTCTGTATTAACGGGAGTAATTATTGTTTCTTATCAGGTTTCTTTGTGTATGAAGGAAGAACCCTCAGGATTAGTTGCTTTTGATCCTGAAATTGAGAGAACTTTTAAAGCACGAAGAAGAGTGCAAAGTAGAGTAAAGGAAGCAAATATCGTCATGGGTGAACCGGTTAATAACCAGGATTTGGTACCCAATGGCATGGTGAAGGATGATAGAGATAGTGATATCCGGCTGTACGGGAAACCTCGTGTTGATGAGTTAAATTCTGGAATTGTCAAACCAACTATTCAAGCAACACAGTTTGAGTTAAAGCCAGTCATGTTTCAGATGTTGCAAACTATCGGTCAGTTTAGTGGGATGGCTACTGAGGATCCTCATATTCACCTTCGGTTGTTTGTCGAGGTTTGTGATTCTTTCAAACTTTCTGGAATCACGGATGATGTTTTGCGATTGAAGTTGTTTCCATATTCTGTGAGAGACATGACAAGAGATTGGATGAATTCTATTGCACCATCTTCG CTGGATGATGAGTCTTTATATGAGGCCTGGGAGAGATTTAAGGCATTACTCAGAAAATGCCCACACCATGGTCTTCTTCATTACATCCAGATGGAGACCTTTTATAATGGTCTTAATGCTCAAACAAAATTGGTGGTGGATGCATCTGCAAATGGGGCTTTGTTGGCCAAGTCTTATAATCAGGCATATGAGATTCTTGAGACAATTGCAACAAATAATTATCAGTGGACAACTAATAGAGCTCAAGCTAGAAAAAGGGTGGCTGGAATATATAAGGTCGATGATGTGACCTCAATGCGAGCTCAAATGTCATCTATGGAGAATATGCTCAAGAGCTTGACTATGGGAGGTAACCAGACTATGGGAGGTAACCAATCTATGAGGCATTCAATGAATTCACAGGTTAATCATATCAAGAATGTGTCATGTGTGTATTGTGGTGAAGAGCATACTTATGACAATTGTCCTTCAAATCTGGAATCTATTTTCTATGTTGGGAATCAAAATAAAGGTGGCCCTTATTCAAACACTTACAATCAATCTTGGAGACAACATCCTAATTTTTCTTGGAACAATCAAGGGGCTACTTCTGGAAATTCAGCAAATGCTTTCAGGTTGAATAATCCTCCTGGAttctctcaacaagctcaacaaCAGTTGCCTCAACAAGCATCTCAATCCTCTTCTCTCGAAAATATGTTAAAAGCGTACATGGCTAATAATGATGCACTAATCCAAAGTCAAGCAGCATCATTGAGAAACTTGGAGAATCAAGTTGGACAGCTAGCTAATGAGCTGAGAAATCGACCACAAGGCACTCTCCCTAGCGACACTGAAAAGCCTAGGAATGAGCACTACAAAGCCATGACATTGAAGAGCGGAAAAGTCTTGGCGAATACTAAATCTAATTCCAAAGAAGGTGCTTCATCTACAACTGAAAATGAGGAGAAAATTTCTGACAATGGTGGTATTCAAACTTCTAAGGTTGTTCCAACACTTCAACCCCAACCACCATTTCCTCAACGGTTTCAAAAGCAGAAGCAAGATGTTAAGTTCAATAAATTTCTGGATATTCTGAAACAGCTTCACATCAATATTCCACTTGTTGAGGCTCTTGAGCAAATTCCTAACTATGTGAAATTCATGAAGGACATTCTTACAAAGAAGCGAAGATTGGGAGAGTTTGAAACGGTAGCTCTAACACAAGAGTGTAGTTCATTCGTGCAGAATAAAATACCACCGAAGATGAAAGATCCAGGGAGTTTCGCTATCCCTTGCACTATTGGAAATTCTTATTGTGGTATGTCattatgtgatttgggagctagcattaaCTTGATGCCTATGTCTGTATTCAGGAAACTGGGAATTGAAGAAGTTCGACCTACAACTGTCACTCTTCAACTCGCAGATAGATCTCTTGTTCATCATGAAGGAAAGATTGAAGATGTTTCGGTCAAGGTAGACAAATTCATCTTTCCTACTGATTTTATTGTCTTGGATTATGAAACAGATCGAGAAGTTCCCATTATCTTGGGTAGGCCCTTCCTTGCTACAGGAAGAACATTGATTGATGTGCAAAATGGAGAACTAACAATGAGAGTTCAAGATGATAAAGTGACATTTAATGTTTTCAAGGCGATGAAATATTCTAATGATGTAGAATCTTGCTCAGCGATCACTTTGGTTGATGACCTAGTCTCTGAGAACCTAGAGTTCTGTTCTTCACACGACCCTCTGAAGAAACTAATTCTCAATGCATCTGAAGATGAAGTTGATAATGTTGATCTTTTATCTTGGTTGGAAGCTAATTTCAAG GCTCTTCCTTCACATTTGAAGTATGCGTATTTGGGACCTTCTTCAACCTTACCTGTTATTGTTTCTGCGGAACTTTCTGATGCACAAGAAGAGAAATTGGTGGAGACTCTTTAA
- the LOC141715447 gene encoding uncharacterized protein LOC141715447, with product MLKWAVELGQFDLEYYPRTVIKGQALADFVLEFDSEVDEKAMVLAEPSSRGDNPEKVKKEFPHPWWILHIDEAVNSNRAGVGIIPITPKGHSLMSSIHFKFHVTNNDAKYEALINGLKMTLEVGVVNLIARSDSELVINQVNGGFQARGPRTELYMRYVQCLLKEFGNIKLEGMPGEENGCLGKNGFANGKCIARTDSIGNSRNPMYSRDECVLNRRGSARDLDDPDT from the coding sequence ATGTTGAAATGGGCAGTCGAATTGGGGCAATTCGACTTGGAATATTATCCCCGCACGGTAATTAAAGGGCAGGCTTTAGCCGATTTCGTGCTTGAGTTTGATTCAGAGGTAGATGAGAAGGCTATGGTGTTGGCTGAACCTTCTTCACGGGGGGATAACCCCGAAAAGGTGAAAAAAGAGTTCCCACACCCGTGGTGGATTCTTCATATTGATGAAGCTGTGAACAGTAATAGAGCAGGTGTCGGGATTATTCCAATTACTCCAAAAGGGCATTCGTTGATGAGTTCCATCCATTTCAAGTTCCATGTCACAAATAACGACGCCAAATATGAAGCTTTGATTAATGGGCTAAAAATGACATTGGAAGTAGGGGTTGTAAACTTGATAGCTCGGAGTGATTCTGAATTGGTAATTAATCAAGTTAATGGAGGATTCCAAGCTCGGGGCCCTCGAACCGAGCTGTACATGAGATATGTGCAGTGCTTACTTAAAGAGTTTGGTAATATAAAACTGGAAGGTATGCCAGGAGAGGAAAACGGATGTCTTGGCAAAAATGGGTTCGCAAATGGAAAATGTATTGCTAGGACAGATTCCATTGGGAATTCAAGAAATCCCATGTATTCCCGAGATGAATGTGTTCTAAATAGAAGAGGTTCCGCAAGAGACTTGGATGACCCCGATACATAA